Proteins encoded in a region of the Pseudothermotoga elfii DSM 9442 = NBRC 107921 genome:
- a CDS encoding amidohydrolase family protein has product MKLIDSHVHFPYMFKIKKDIEEPWLRHENEKWFKAWRFEKPIEISNFDEIAELWYQETLKYDIEKVVFVTSGGNENMINLVKKHPDKFIGYAHHDPSTKDAAEILEKSVEKGLKGYKILGPTVDTPLNDKSLYPVWEVANHFELPVLIHFGIMGAAGGIAYHVNINPLIIHDVAKKFRKIKFIVPHFGCGYVFETLNLCWACPNVYIDTSGSNQWMRWMPYEVNLEALFRKYRETIGPERIIFGTDSSWFPRGFCKAYLDEQIRAMVHVGYSDEEIDMVLYKNAAQVLELVP; this is encoded by the coding sequence ATGAAGCTAATCGATTCGCATGTTCATTTTCCTTATATGTTTAAAATAAAAAAAGATATCGAAGAGCCATGGTTAAGACATGAGAACGAAAAATGGTTTAAGGCATGGAGATTTGAAAAACCAATCGAAATCAGCAATTTTGATGAAATTGCGGAACTCTGGTATCAGGAAACTTTGAAATATGACATCGAAAAAGTCGTTTTTGTAACGTCTGGTGGAAATGAGAACATGATAAATCTTGTGAAAAAACACCCTGATAAATTTATTGGCTATGCGCACCATGATCCTTCAACAAAAGACGCAGCAGAAATTTTAGAAAAATCTGTTGAAAAAGGGCTTAAAGGATACAAAATATTGGGTCCAACTGTCGATACACCGCTGAATGATAAAAGTTTGTATCCAGTCTGGGAAGTTGCGAATCACTTTGAACTGCCTGTGCTGATTCATTTCGGGATAATGGGCGCTGCAGGAGGGATTGCTTATCATGTGAATATCAATCCTTTGATAATCCACGATGTGGCAAAAAAATTCAGAAAAATTAAATTTATCGTACCACATTTTGGTTGTGGCTATGTCTTTGAGACATTGAATCTATGCTGGGCGTGCCCAAATGTTTATATCGATACAAGCGGCTCCAATCAATGGATGCGATGGATGCCGTATGAAGTTAATCTCGAGGCACTTTTTAGAAAATATCGAGAAACAATAGGACCAGAAAGAATTATTTTTGGAACAGATTCAAGCTGGTTCCCGAGGGGTTTTTGCAAGGCTTATCTTGACGAACAAATCAGAGCTATGGTCCATGTCGGCTATAGTGATGAGGAAATTGATATGGTTTTATACAAAAACGCTGCACAAGTACTGGAGCTGGTTCCATGA
- a CDS encoding carbohydrate ABC transporter permease, translating to MDKTVKILSYVILTLLIVVMVFPFVWMVLSSLKPFREVYRPKILPENPTLSNYRQILSYSLFPKWFLNSLIVALSTTLSVLFFDSLVGYTLAKFKFPGRNIIFIFILSTLMIPTEMLIIPWYVMSSKLGWIDTYWGIMFPGMITAFGIFLMRQFMETIPDDLLDAARIDGVSEFGIFYKVALPLVKPALASLAILNFIGNWNAFLWPLIVASNSKMYTLPVGLSYFSSENLMRWELIMTGATVSTFPLIIIFLIFQRQIIRGIMLSGLKG from the coding sequence ATGGATAAGACAGTAAAGATTTTGAGTTATGTAATTTTGACATTGCTCATTGTTGTGATGGTTTTTCCATTTGTATGGATGGTTCTTTCGTCTCTAAAGCCTTTTAGAGAGGTATATCGCCCAAAGATTCTACCAGAAAATCCTACACTCAGTAATTACAGGCAGATCTTGAGCTACTCATTGTTTCCAAAGTGGTTTTTGAACAGTCTGATCGTGGCTCTGTCAACAACGCTATCTGTTTTATTTTTCGACTCTCTCGTTGGTTATACTCTTGCAAAATTCAAATTTCCTGGCAGAAATATAATCTTTATATTCATACTCAGCACTCTGATGATTCCCACAGAAATGCTGATAATTCCCTGGTATGTGATGTCATCGAAGCTGGGGTGGATTGACACTTACTGGGGCATCATGTTTCCTGGCATGATAACGGCTTTCGGAATTTTCTTGATGAGGCAATTTATGGAAACGATACCGGATGATCTCCTCGATGCAGCAAGGATTGATGGAGTATCAGAATTTGGAATATTTTACAAAGTGGCTTTACCATTAGTAAAACCAGCTTTAGCCTCTCTTGCAATACTGAATTTCATAGGTAACTGGAATGCTTTTCTCTGGCCTCTTATAGTGGCTTCAAATTCTAAAATGTATACTTTACCTGTTGGCCTTTCATATTTTTCAAGCGAAAACCTAATGAGATGGGAGTTAATAATGACTGGAGCGACTGTCTCAACATTTCCCTTGATAATAATATTTTTGATATTCCAGAGACAAATAATACGGGGAATAATGCTTTCAGGGCTGAAAGGGTGA
- a CDS encoding carbohydrate ABC transporter permease produces the protein MKLRQKKVLTAYMFLSLPLAFFIFIRFYPMIYAFYISFTNWNIISPVKKFVGIENYVKIFQDEVFRISLFNTLKYVILGVPVVIILSLGLALLLNNITKFQSLYRLVYVIPYITPLVAVSWVWRWMYQRPPIGVINNFLSAIGLPTGTFLSDTAQALPSIVATTVWVELGYCVIIFLAGLQTIPKEYIEAARIDGANRRQVLVRITIPLLNPVIVFLTVMETIIFLRIFTQVYNMTDQGSGGPLNSTKPLVLYIYQKAFKSFEMGTASAATTILFLIILGITVLQLRVLNKKVQY, from the coding sequence TTGAAACTCCGCCAAAAAAAAGTTTTGACCGCCTATATGTTTCTAAGTCTACCTTTAGCTTTTTTCATTTTTATACGTTTTTACCCTATGATTTACGCTTTTTATATAAGCTTTACTAACTGGAACATAATATCGCCCGTAAAAAAATTCGTGGGAATAGAAAATTATGTGAAAATTTTTCAAGATGAGGTTTTTAGAATATCGCTTTTCAACACGCTTAAATATGTTATCCTTGGGGTCCCAGTTGTGATAATTCTATCACTTGGCCTGGCGTTACTCTTAAATAACATAACGAAATTTCAAAGTTTATACAGGCTGGTATACGTAATACCGTACATAACACCCCTTGTGGCTGTAAGCTGGGTCTGGCGGTGGATGTATCAAAGACCGCCAATTGGTGTTATAAACAACTTTCTTTCTGCCATTGGTTTGCCGACCGGGACTTTTCTTTCAGATACAGCGCAAGCTTTACCATCAATAGTCGCGACAACTGTCTGGGTTGAACTTGGCTACTGTGTGATTATATTTTTAGCTGGATTGCAGACTATACCAAAAGAGTATATAGAAGCCGCCAGGATAGATGGCGCAAATAGAAGGCAAGTTTTAGTCAGAATAACTATTCCACTTTTAAACCCTGTGATTGTGTTTCTCACCGTCATGGAGACTATTATTTTTCTGAGAATCTTTACTCAAGTCTATAATATGACGGATCAAGGGTCTGGAGGTCCTTTAAATTCTACCAAGCCGCTCGTTTTGTATATTTACCAGAAAGCATTCAAATCTTTTGAGATGGGTACCGCGTCAGCAGCAACAACTATTCTTTTTTTGATAATACTTGGAATAACTGTGCTTCAATTAAGGGTGCTAAACAAAAAGGTTCAGTATTGA
- a CDS encoding extracellular solute-binding protein has translation MKRAFWVILLVMFFLISVSAKTKIVYWQYYFETKVKAIDELIKEFEKLYPDIEVEHVTFPYETFNEKVAASVPAGTGPDVVNLYYGWIPKYVTSGYLQPLPRDEFNDEYFNQNFFAFVQKGVEFLGEYYALPIAVRSLALFWNKDLFKEAGLDPDRPPKTLHELVEYARKLTKYDKQGNIVQAGMATQPSGQGHHWIREVLVRQFGGAPYSEDYKKVTYQNVPEALKFYTDLITVHKVGYPGFMNDDITAFMSQSAAMNIDGSFRIGALKNAGINFGVAELPEYNGIKSNFASFWANAITKNATGEKLSAAIKFLKFLASEKSMQLWLEKVGELPANPKVAEKYYDDPVYGPFLKGLEYAHATFFVDEKEQRQVIMDAVDKVWLKGISPEEAFKQSAETEQKVLDEFWKGIGK, from the coding sequence ATGAAAAGGGCATTTTGGGTGATTCTTTTGGTAATGTTTTTCTTGATTTCTGTTTCAGCAAAAACAAAGATTGTGTACTGGCAGTATTATTTCGAAACGAAAGTCAAAGCGATCGATGAACTGATAAAGGAATTTGAAAAACTTTACCCGGATATTGAAGTTGAACACGTTACATTCCCTTACGAGACATTCAATGAGAAAGTAGCCGCATCAGTTCCGGCTGGTACAGGACCAGATGTAGTGAACTTATATTATGGATGGATCCCGAAATATGTCACATCTGGATATCTTCAACCACTTCCAAGAGATGAATTCAACGATGAGTATTTTAATCAAAACTTCTTCGCTTTTGTACAAAAAGGAGTGGAATTTCTTGGAGAATATTATGCACTTCCAATAGCGGTCAGAAGTCTTGCATTGTTCTGGAACAAAGATCTTTTCAAAGAGGCCGGACTGGATCCAGACAGGCCACCGAAGACTCTTCATGAATTGGTTGAATATGCCAGAAAACTCACGAAATATGACAAGCAGGGTAATATCGTTCAGGCAGGTATGGCCACACAACCTTCGGGGCAAGGTCACCATTGGATCAGAGAAGTACTTGTAAGACAATTTGGTGGAGCCCCTTACAGCGAAGATTATAAAAAAGTTACGTACCAGAATGTACCGGAAGCACTCAAATTTTACACAGATTTGATAACTGTTCACAAAGTTGGTTATCCAGGTTTCATGAATGATGACATAACAGCTTTTATGTCCCAATCAGCAGCTATGAATATTGATGGCTCTTTCCGGATAGGCGCACTCAAGAATGCAGGGATAAACTTTGGTGTAGCAGAGTTACCTGAATACAACGGTATTAAATCCAATTTTGCCTCTTTCTGGGCAAATGCTATCACGAAGAACGCAACCGGTGAGAAATTAAGCGCTGCGATCAAATTTCTTAAATTCCTTGCAAGTGAAAAATCTATGCAATTATGGCTCGAGAAAGTAGGCGAATTGCCAGCAAATCCGAAAGTTGCGGAAAAATACTATGATGATCCAGTATATGGTCCTTTCTTGAAAGGACTTGAGTACGCCCATGCAACATTCTTTGTTGATGAAAAAGAGCAAAGACAGGTAATAATGGATGCTGTAGATAAGGTCTGGTTGAAGGGTATTTCTCCGGAAGAAGCTTTCAAGCAATCAGCAGAAACAGAACAGAAAGTACTTGATGAGTTCTGGAAAGGCATCGGCAAATAA
- a CDS encoding ROK family transcriptional regulator: MIQKNSEREILRILRRSGHISRSKLSLQTGLSKPAVSEIVSGLISLGVIREVKKGKSSSKGGKRPILLEFKPDYRYIIAIDVGGTKLRVALTDLESRVIETRVVSSKGVTRKDDLLNLICKNISPFLEEREKILGIGIGVPGTVDMKNGFVYYMPAFNLRNIELKSMVQKEVDLPTLVANDVNLNALGEMWKGAARGHKNVLLISLGTGTGAGIILDRHMCNGSRGMAGEIGYMITDWSREKYNDFPFGNLEKWFSGYALEKKLKEIGENMSLKDFFGRTASSEDLNNILNEACEHLALAMVNAICLLDPEVVVITGGIGFNQYDKIIEKIMPVFEKTVPAEIFQSISFKKSELGDMGVIVGANYLVQKEFFVVD, translated from the coding sequence TTGATACAGAAAAACTCCGAACGCGAGATTCTGAGAATTTTAAGAAGGTCAGGTCATATCTCGAGATCGAAATTATCCCTTCAAACTGGTTTGAGTAAACCCGCTGTTTCCGAGATTGTATCAGGGCTCATCAGTTTGGGAGTGATAAGGGAGGTGAAAAAGGGAAAAAGTTCTTCGAAAGGTGGTAAGAGACCTATTTTGCTTGAATTTAAACCAGACTACCGTTACATAATTGCAATCGATGTTGGTGGAACCAAGTTAAGAGTTGCCCTTACAGATCTGGAAAGCAGAGTAATTGAAACCAGAGTGGTTTCTTCAAAGGGCGTTACGAGAAAAGACGATCTTCTCAACTTAATTTGCAAAAATATTTCTCCTTTTCTTGAGGAAAGAGAAAAAATCCTTGGAATAGGCATTGGAGTTCCTGGAACAGTTGATATGAAAAATGGATTCGTATATTATATGCCAGCATTTAATCTCAGAAACATTGAATTAAAGTCGATGGTGCAAAAAGAGGTCGATCTCCCTACATTAGTTGCAAATGATGTAAATTTGAACGCACTTGGCGAAATGTGGAAAGGAGCTGCCAGAGGACACAAAAATGTTTTACTTATTTCACTTGGTACCGGTACCGGTGCTGGGATCATATTAGATAGGCACATGTGCAACGGCTCAAGAGGCATGGCAGGGGAAATAGGATACATGATTACTGATTGGTCGCGTGAAAAATATAATGATTTTCCATTCGGCAACTTAGAAAAATGGTTCTCTGGATATGCACTTGAGAAAAAATTAAAAGAAATCGGAGAAAATATGTCTTTAAAAGACTTTTTTGGAAGAACGGCAAGCTCAGAAGATTTAAACAACATCTTAAATGAAGCATGCGAACATCTTGCTCTTGCTATGGTAAATGCTATTTGCCTGCTTGATCCGGAAGTTGTGGTTATCACGGGTGGGATTGGTTTTAATCAATACGACAAAATTATTGAAAAAATCATGCCTGTTTTTGAAAAAACAGTACCGGCAGAAATATTCCAAAGCATATCGTTCAAAAAATCAGAGCTTGGAGATATGGGAGTGATTGTTGGCGCAAATTATTTGGTTCAAAAGGAGTTCTTTGTGGTGGATTGA
- a CDS encoding ABC transporter substrate-binding protein, whose translation MKKFFTLVVMFISILIFAEDVIKIGAIFPLTGPAAATGVKIKYAIEVAQEIINGVYPDVDLDLAKSQGLSNLNGAKIQFIFADHQANPELAMAEAERLIQNEKVVALIGCYHSSATKPASQIAEKYGIPFVAGSSSSAALTERGLKWFFRIAPHDGMETDFFFLYLNYLKEKYGANLSRVAVVYIDNEYGVHASLMVKEKIKKYSGFNLVADIKYPANVTNVDIEVQKIRAAKPDVIIHASYIGDMTMFVKKYKEFNVMPKVVLSFCGGYQDPQFVINLGKDANFFSGTNATTSALFSKMAILAKINQLYKAKSGVDIDGPTLEDFASAMVIAEAINIAKSTDPSKILEILQTQTFSAPYFVSGKIKFGPDGQNLYSASVMTQILDGIYEAVWPEAFQTKEPVPYFPEWNKR comes from the coding sequence GTGAAAAAATTTTTCACTCTGGTTGTTATGTTTATATCCATTCTGATTTTTGCCGAAGATGTCATCAAAATTGGGGCCATATTTCCTCTGACTGGACCAGCAGCAGCCACAGGAGTGAAAATAAAATACGCCATAGAAGTTGCTCAGGAAATAATCAATGGGGTTTATCCTGACGTCGATCTTGATCTTGCAAAATCTCAGGGACTCAGCAATTTGAATGGAGCAAAAATTCAGTTCATTTTTGCAGATCATCAAGCAAATCCGGAACTTGCTATGGCAGAAGCTGAAAGACTTATTCAAAATGAAAAAGTTGTTGCCTTAATTGGTTGTTACCACTCTTCAGCAACAAAGCCGGCAAGTCAGATTGCAGAAAAATATGGAATACCATTTGTCGCTGGTTCTTCGAGTTCGGCAGCACTCACAGAAAGAGGTTTGAAGTGGTTTTTCAGAATAGCACCTCATGATGGAATGGAGACAGATTTCTTTTTCCTGTATCTTAATTATCTTAAGGAAAAATACGGCGCGAACCTGAGCAGAGTGGCAGTAGTGTACATCGATAATGAATATGGCGTCCATGCTTCTCTTATGGTCAAAGAAAAAATAAAGAAATACAGTGGATTCAATTTAGTAGCTGATATCAAATATCCTGCTAATGTAACTAATGTTGATATTGAGGTTCAAAAAATCCGAGCAGCTAAACCAGATGTTATTATCCATGCTTCTTATATAGGGGATATGACAATGTTTGTGAAAAAATACAAGGAATTTAATGTGATGCCAAAAGTAGTTTTATCATTTTGCGGAGGATATCAGGACCCACAGTTCGTTATAAACCTTGGAAAAGATGCCAATTTCTTCTCTGGAACAAATGCAACGACTTCAGCACTCTTTTCAAAAATGGCAATCCTTGCAAAAATAAACCAGCTTTACAAAGCAAAATCTGGTGTTGATATCGACGGACCAACATTGGAAGATTTCGCTTCTGCAATGGTTATAGCTGAAGCGATAAATATTGCAAAATCTACAGATCCGTCAAAAATACTCGAAATACTGCAAACTCAAACTTTTTCAGCACCGTATTTTGTCTCTGGAAAAATCAAATTCGGTCCCGATGGGCAGAATCTCTATTCTGCGTCGGTTATGACTCAAATTCTTGATGGTATTTATGAAGCTGTCTGGCCAGAAGCTTTCCAGACAAAGGAGCCAGTTCCATACTTTCCTGAATGGAATAAGAGGTGA
- a CDS encoding branched-chain amino acid ABC transporter permease has protein sequence MILQIALTGILVGCVYSLVSVGLTLVWGLMDIINFAHGDFMMISMYTVFWLYSLFKWDPFISLPIAVIVAAALGLTTYKLIIKRLVNAPGLMALLATFGLSLFIRNFAQFLWSPNYRFIGESILSGKRIIFGDIIIGFPQLFAAVGSILITLLIALFIKRTRIGKAIQATAQNRDIAELMGVDTEKIYMLTFAISGICVGVAGTLLSGIFPVYPESGAMYGLLAFVIVALGGFGNIWGAFYAGILIGLAEALGGFYFGTQFKYAIAFLIYLLVLQFRPKGLFGW, from the coding sequence ATGATTCTTCAGATTGCCCTAACAGGGATACTTGTAGGATGTGTATATTCGCTGGTTTCAGTTGGGCTTACACTTGTTTGGGGATTGATGGATATCATAAATTTTGCTCACGGCGATTTTATGATGATTTCTATGTACACAGTTTTCTGGCTTTACAGCTTGTTTAAATGGGATCCATTCATATCTCTTCCAATTGCAGTTATAGTTGCAGCTGCACTTGGATTAACCACGTATAAACTTATCATCAAACGTTTGGTAAATGCTCCAGGTCTTATGGCTTTGCTTGCCACTTTTGGGCTGAGTTTGTTTATAAGAAATTTTGCTCAATTTCTCTGGAGCCCGAATTACAGATTCATCGGTGAATCGATTCTTTCTGGAAAGCGGATCATTTTTGGCGACATAATTATTGGCTTTCCACAACTTTTTGCCGCTGTTGGAAGTATTTTAATAACCTTATTGATAGCACTTTTTATAAAAAGAACCAGAATAGGGAAAGCTATACAGGCAACAGCACAGAACAGGGATATTGCCGAATTAATGGGGGTTGATACTGAGAAAATTTACATGCTTACATTTGCAATTTCTGGTATTTGTGTTGGTGTGGCTGGTACACTTCTTTCGGGAATCTTTCCCGTTTATCCTGAATCTGGAGCAATGTATGGTTTACTTGCTTTCGTTATAGTAGCACTTGGTGGTTTTGGAAACATATGGGGGGCATTTTATGCAGGTATACTCATTGGCCTTGCCGAAGCTTTGGGGGGATTTTATTTTGGGACTCAATTTAAATATGCAATAGCATTTCTGATATATCTTTTGGTTTTACAGTTCAGACCAAAAGGTTTATTTGGATGGTGA
- a CDS encoding branched-chain amino acid ABC transporter permease, protein MKKLPLYVILTAFFLLPLIIPDVNFQHIMIMLLLFAGLGESWNIITGFAGQTSFGHAAFFGIGAYTSTVLFYKFGISPWVGMISGSIIAAVIAFLVSYPCFKLKGHYFAIATLAVAEIIKQLFVSWDYVEGATGISIPVVDNSFWLMQFHNSKIPYILIVYALFCLSLFAAITIEKNKTGYYLKAIRESHEAAEALGINTTRYKLFAMITSAALTSLFGTLYAQYILYIDPFMVFSLEISMKIVLLTVLGGLGNVYGPIIGASILIPLSEYTRNYLGGTGKGIDLMIYGALIILIACFEPQGVIGILTKRKKRGAVYGRSSA, encoded by the coding sequence ATGAAAAAACTTCCTTTGTATGTGATTCTAACAGCGTTTTTTCTTTTACCTCTGATCATTCCAGATGTAAATTTTCAACACATCATGATTATGTTGCTCTTATTTGCAGGTCTTGGTGAATCTTGGAACATAATTACTGGCTTTGCAGGTCAGACATCTTTTGGGCATGCCGCTTTTTTTGGAATAGGAGCTTACACCTCCACGGTTCTGTTTTACAAATTTGGAATTTCGCCATGGGTTGGCATGATTTCAGGTTCGATTATTGCAGCTGTGATTGCTTTTCTGGTGAGTTATCCATGTTTCAAATTGAAAGGCCATTACTTTGCCATAGCAACATTGGCAGTCGCGGAGATAATAAAACAGCTTTTTGTGAGCTGGGACTATGTTGAAGGTGCTACTGGCATTTCAATCCCTGTTGTTGATAACAGTTTCTGGTTAATGCAATTTCACAACTCTAAAATTCCTTACATTTTAATTGTATATGCACTTTTTTGTCTCAGCCTCTTTGCTGCTATAACGATTGAAAAAAACAAAACGGGATACTATTTGAAAGCGATACGCGAAAGTCATGAGGCGGCAGAAGCTTTAGGGATCAATACTACCAGATACAAACTTTTTGCAATGATAACAAGTGCTGCTTTGACCTCACTCTTTGGTACTCTTTATGCACAATATATTTTGTATATTGATCCATTCATGGTTTTCAGCCTGGAGATTTCAATGAAAATAGTTCTTTTAACTGTGCTTGGAGGACTTGGAAATGTTTATGGACCTATAATAGGCGCTTCTATTCTTATCCCACTTTCAGAATACACACGAAATTACTTAGGGGGAACAGGCAAGGGGATAGATTTGATGATTTACGGCGCATTGATAATATTGATAGCATGTTTTGAACCCCAAGGTGTTATTGGTATTCTAACAAAGCGCAAAAAGCGGGGTGCCGTATATGGCAGAAGTTCTGCTTGA
- a CDS encoding ABC transporter ATP-binding protein encodes MAEVLLEVKNVTMKFGNLVANNNISFEIKEGELVSLIGPNGAGKTTIFNCISGFYKPTSGKIFFNHTDITNKKPHEIASMGLVRTFQIVKPLKDMTVMENVITGAFLRTSSRKEAEDIANRVLKLTNLLPKKDMLAGSLTIADKKRLEIAKALATRPKMLMLDEVMAGLNQSEIKEAMELCVNLNKQGITLLIVEHVMEAIMPISQRVIVLSAGEKIAEGTPEEIVNNEKVITAYLGERYYAKVKQSNSRL; translated from the coding sequence ATGGCAGAAGTTCTGCTTGAAGTCAAAAATGTAACAATGAAATTTGGCAATCTTGTGGCGAACAACAATATTTCATTTGAAATAAAAGAAGGAGAGTTAGTCAGTCTAATAGGACCCAACGGCGCAGGTAAGACCACAATTTTTAACTGCATCAGTGGGTTTTATAAACCAACCTCTGGAAAAATATTTTTCAACCACACCGATATAACAAACAAAAAGCCGCACGAGATAGCCAGTATGGGATTGGTTCGAACTTTTCAGATTGTGAAACCTCTCAAAGATATGACAGTTATGGAAAATGTTATAACAGGTGCTTTCCTAAGAACTTCAAGCAGAAAGGAAGCCGAGGATATCGCAAATCGTGTTTTAAAATTGACCAATCTTTTGCCAAAAAAAGATATGTTAGCCGGAAGCCTCACAATAGCAGACAAGAAAAGACTGGAGATTGCGAAAGCCCTTGCGACCAGGCCGAAAATGTTAATGCTTGATGAAGTGATGGCGGGTTTGAACCAATCAGAAATAAAAGAAGCAATGGAGTTATGTGTGAATCTCAACAAACAGGGTATAACACTTTTGATAGTAGAGCACGTTATGGAAGCTATCATGCCCATATCGCAGAGAGTAATAGTTTTGAGTGCGGGAGAAAAAATCGCCGAAGGCACACCAGAGGAGATTGTAAATAACGAAAAAGTAATAACTGCTTACTTGGGGGAGAGATATTATGCTAAGGTTAAGCAATCTAACAGCAGGTTATGA
- a CDS encoding ABC transporter ATP-binding protein, with protein sequence MLRLSNLTAGYDTVPVVFNISLEVAESELVAIVGSNGAGKSTILKTISGLLKPFSGEIEFLGKKIHKLTPHEIVKLGIAHVPEGRHIFAKMTVKDNLLMGAYTIKDEKKIHKLLQDIYDLFPRLKERENQKSETLSGGEQQMLAIARALMVDPKLLLVDEMSLGLMPVMVDKVLETLKKINVEKKVAILLVEQKVQEALEIADRGYVIQTGKIVAADSATALLNSELVRKAYLGL encoded by the coding sequence ATGCTAAGGTTAAGCAATCTAACAGCAGGTTATGACACCGTGCCTGTTGTTTTCAATATTTCACTTGAAGTTGCTGAATCGGAATTAGTAGCAATCGTTGGATCGAATGGCGCTGGTAAATCAACCATTTTGAAAACAATATCAGGGTTGCTGAAACCCTTTTCTGGGGAAATAGAGTTTCTGGGTAAAAAGATCCACAAATTGACTCCCCACGAAATAGTAAAGCTTGGAATTGCTCATGTTCCGGAAGGCAGGCATATTTTCGCAAAAATGACTGTCAAAGATAATCTTTTAATGGGAGCGTATACTATCAAAGACGAAAAGAAAATACACAAACTTTTACAAGACATATATGATCTTTTTCCCAGGTTGAAAGAAAGAGAAAATCAAAAAAGTGAAACTCTCTCTGGTGGAGAACAGCAAATGCTTGCTATAGCAAGGGCACTCATGGTTGATCCAAAGCTGCTTCTTGTTGATGAGATGTCCTTGGGATTAATGCCAGTCATGGTCGATAAAGTGCTCGAAACATTGAAGAAGATCAATGTAGAAAAAAAAGTAGCTATCTTACTCGTCGAACAAAAAGTGCAAGAGGCACTCGAGATAGCTGATAGGGGTTATGTAATACAAACAGGAAAAATTGTGGCGGCAGATAGCGCCACAGCTCTTCTAAATAGCGAACTTGTCAGGAAAGCTTATCTCGGTTTGTGA
- the fsa gene encoding fructose-6-phosphate aldolase → MKIFLDTANLEEIKTAADWGVIDGVTTNPTLVAKENVPFEKRIKEICEIVKGPVSAEVTALNWNGMIEEAKKLAEIDKHVVIKIPMTKDGLKATKVLSEENIAVNMTLIFSSAQALLAMKAGARYVSPFVGRLDDISSDGMKLIEEIVQIIENYDFRTEIIVASVRHPMHIVHAALIGADIVTVPFKVLQSMFNHPLTDIGIDRFMKDWKDYQNRTK, encoded by the coding sequence ATGAAGATTTTCCTTGACACTGCAAATCTGGAAGAGATAAAAACAGCTGCAGATTGGGGTGTAATAGATGGAGTGACAACAAATCCCACACTGGTGGCAAAAGAAAATGTGCCTTTCGAGAAAAGAATAAAAGAAATCTGTGAAATCGTCAAGGGGCCGGTTTCAGCTGAAGTAACAGCTTTAAACTGGAATGGAATGATTGAGGAAGCAAAAAAATTGGCAGAAATTGATAAACACGTGGTTATAAAAATTCCCATGACAAAAGATGGTTTGAAAGCAACAAAAGTTCTGAGCGAAGAAAATATAGCGGTAAATATGACGCTTATATTCTCTTCTGCACAGGCTCTTCTGGCAATGAAAGCAGGAGCAAGGTACGTTAGCCCATTTGTAGGCAGATTGGACGATATTTCTTCTGATGGTATGAAATTAATAGAAGAGATCGTGCAGATTATAGAGAATTATGATTTTCGCACAGAAATAATAGTTGCAAGTGTTCGCCATCCAATGCATATCGTTCATGCTGCTTTAATCGGAGCAGATATAGTAACTGTACCGTTCAAGGTGCTCCAATCAATGTTTAATCACCCGTTAACTGATATAGGAATAGATAGATTCATGAAAGACTGGAAAGATTATCAGAATAGAACAAAATAG